In Gammaproteobacteria bacterium, the DNA window CCGGCCTGGCACAGCAGACCCATCCTCTCCTCGTAACCGAGGACTGGCTCGCGGAGCGTCTCGACGATCCCGGTCTGCTGCTCCTGAACGTCGAGTACGACGAGTCGACGTTCCTGGAAGGGCACATTCCGGGCGCGCGCTTCCTCCCCTACCAGGAGATCGTGACCCAGGTGGGTGAGCGGCTGGTCGAACTTCCTCCGCTGGAGCAGGTGGTCGAGGTGTTCCGGCAGGCGGGCATCTCCAACGACCTGCACGTCGTCCTCTACGGCACGCCCATCCCGGCCGCGCGCGCCTTCGTCACCCTCGAGCACCTCGGCCATCAGCGGGTCTCCATCCTGGACGGCGGGCTCTTCGCGTGGCGGGAAGCGGGACGGGATGTAGCGACGGGCTCTGTTTCCGGCGGACGAGGCGCCTTCGAGCCACGCGTGCGCGACGATGTGTTCGTGGACGCGGAATGGGTGGACGAACGCCGCGGCCAGACGGGCTACGCCCTTCTCGACGGCCGCCCCGACAACGAGTACACGGGCGCCGACAACGGGCGCGACGGCACCTATCGTCCGGGGCACATCCCCGGTGCCGGGCACGTCTACTGGGAGGAGTTCATGGTCTCGCGCGAGGAACCGCGCTTCGTCTCGCGCGAACAGATGGAGACCCTCTTCCGGCGCGCGGGCATCGACCCGGACGAGACCGTCATCAGCTACTGCTACATCGGGATGCGCGCCAGCGTGAACTACTTCGTCTCGCGCCTGATGGGCCACGAGACCCGCTTCTACGACGGCTCCTGGAACGACTGGAGCCTGCTGGGGCTGCCCGCGGAGACGGGAGCGCAGCGCCCGCCGGGCTGAGGAGGCGGCAGACCCTCCTGGATCATGGCCGCAGCGAAACGCAGGCGAAGGCGCCGCCGGGACGCGAGCACCGAGCCGGGACCCGGGCCGCCGAAGTCGACCGTGAGGCCCGGCTCTCAGGCTCCAGACCTCCGCCGCGTCTTCCTCGTCCCGCTCGTCCTGACGCTCGGCCTCCTTCTCCTCTCGCTTGCGCCGCGGGTCGCCGACAACGCCCGGCTCACCTTCGCGTTCCTGGCGGCGGTGGCCGGGCTGCTGGTCTGGCAGGGGGTGCTGTTCGCGAGGCTGTCGCGCGCCGGCGCGTCCCGCGGCTTCCGGGTCGTCCTGCGCCCGCAGCATTATCTGCAGGCCCTTGTGCAGCTCACCGTGTTCGCGGTCTGGGGCTGGTACTGGCGTCCGGTCTACGACTTCGCCGGGCTCCTGCTGGCGCAACTGATCTTTGCCTACGCGTTCGACATGCTGCTCGCGTGGTCGCGGGGCGAGCGCTACGTGCTCGGCTTCGGGCCCTTCCCCATCATCTTCAGCACCAACCTCTTCCTCTGGTTCACGGACGACTGGTTCTACCTGCAGTTCCTGATGGTGGCGGCGGGCTTCCTGGGGAAGGCGTTCGTGCAGTGGCGGCGCGGGGGCCGGCGCACGCACATCTTCAACCCCTCGGCGTTCTCGCTGGGACTGTTTTCGCTGGTGCTGATCGCGACGGGGACGAGCGATCTGACGTGGGGGCAGGACATCGCCACCACCCTCACCTTTGTCCCCGCCATCTACCTGCTGCTGTTCGGGCTCGGCCTGGTGGTGATGTACTTCTTCCGGGTCACCCTGGTGTCGGGGTTCGCCGCAGCCGCGCTCTTCGGGCTGAGCGCGCTCTACGGGGCGGCGACCGGGGTCCCGTATTTCATCGATTCCGAGATTCCGGCCGCCGTCTTCTTGGGGCTGCACCTGCTGGTCACGGACCCCTCGACCTCACCGCGCACTCGCACCGGCAAGGCCATCTTCGGAGCCCTCTACGGCGCCGGGGTCTTCGGGCTGTTCTGGTTTCTCGAGGCGGTGGGTGCCCCGACCTTCTACGACAAGCTGCTGTGCGTGCCGCTGCTCAACCTGAGCGTGCCGCTGATCGACCGCTTCGTGCGCTCACTCCAGAGCCGTCCGCGCATCCGGCGCCTCACCGAGGTCCGGTGGGCGACAGCCAACCTGGTACACATGGTGGCATGGACGACCTTCTTCGCCGTCATGACCGCGACCGGGCGCACCGATGGCCTCCACCCGGGCGACATGCTGCCGTTCTGGCAGGAGGCGTGTGAGGAGGGCCGGGCAGGCGCCTGTGACCGGTTGGTGCAGATCGAGGCGAGCTACTGCGCCAACAACGCGGGATGGGCGTGCAACGAGTTGGGCGCGCATTACGTGGAGGGCCGGATCGTGGAGCCCGACGCGGAGCTGGCGCTGGGCTTCTTCGCGCGGGCGTGCGAGGCGCAATTCCAGGCCGGCTGCGTGAACCTGCTCGATCCGTCGGTGGTGAGTCGCGCGCCGCCGCGCCCGCTGGATCTCAGGCTGATGCTGCGCCAGGGAGGCCTTAATCTGGTCGATATGCCGGAGCGGGATCTTCTGGAGCGCGCCTGCAGCCATGGTTGGCAGTTTGCGTGTGAGCGGCTGGGGATGGAGGTGCAATGAGCGATGAAGCGGAGGTGCAATGAGATTGGGAATCGAGGCCCGATGAGGCTCCTGGCGGCGTTCGCGGCGGCGGGCCTGATCCTGGTGGGCGTGTGGCTGGACTATCGGAGGCAGATGGAGCGGGGCGAGCCCGGAGCCCGGGAATCCGAAGGGATCGCACCCGCATCCGCGGAGTTCGCGACTCCCTCTTCCGAGCTCACCGGCTACCGCGCCGACCTCGGCCATCTGCCCGACGCACCGCTGCTGGGGTTCGTGGAGATCGCCGAAGGACCCTTCCTCATGGGGAGCGATCCCGGCATCGACACCCTCGCCTACGACGTCGAGCGCTGGAGTGCCGACCGCCCGCAGGGCGTCGTCGATGTGCCGCCCTTCCTCATCGGCCGCAGCGAGGTGACGGTGGCCCAGTTCGCGGCCTTCGTTGAAGCGGCCGGCCATGAGGTCGACCCGCAGGCTCTCGCCGGGTCGCCGCTCCATCCCGTGTCCTTCGTCTCCTGGCCCGACGCCCTGGCGTACTGCCGATGGCTGGAGGAGCTTCTGCGCGAATCCCCGGCAACGCCCCCGGAGCTACGCGCGCTGCTGGCCGAGGGCTGGCGCGTGACCCTGCCGAGCGAGGCGCAGTGGGAGAAGGCGGCCCGTGGCGGCGACGGGCGCATCTTCCCGTGGGGAAACGAGTTGCGGCGGGACAGGGCGAACTTCGCGACAGGCAGGCCGGCGCCCGTGGGAGAAGTGGCCTGCCCGGAGTGCGTCCACGGTCTGAGCGACATGAGCGGCAACGTCTGGGAGTGGACCCGCAGCCCCTGGCAGCCCTACCCCTACGACGAGGCGGACGACCGGGAGGGGCTCGACGCCGACCCCCTCTGGGTGATGCGCGGCGGATCCTTCGCCGATCCCGTGCGCAATGTGCGCGCCGCCATCCGGGGCGCTGCGGGGCCGGACGTGAGGCGCGAGTTCATCGGGTTTCGCGTGGTGATTGCGCCCTAACGTCCAGGTGGCTACGTGCTCACGTCCATATCGGCGACGTGGACGACCCGGTCCCCCAGATAGGGGTGTTTCCGCACCTTGTCGTAGAAGCGCGTGTCAGCGGTGACGACCGGGAAGTCTTCGGCAATCGCCAGCGCGAGGTAGAAGCAGTCGTAGACGGCGTGACCGAGGTCGGCGGCCAGCCGGGCGCTCGAGGCGGCAAGCTGGCGCATTGAGAGCGGCGAGGCGACAGGCGCGGCACGCAACAGGTTCACGGTCTCCGCGAGTTCTTCGCGGTCCATCTCCCCTCGCCGGCACTTGGCGGACAACGCGCTGGCGGCCTCCGCAAACAGCAGATCGGGGGCCAGGAGCGTTACGCCGGGGTCAAGCAGGGTGGCTGCTTCGTCAGACAGGGGCTCGGTCACCAGCCACTTGACCGCCACGCTTGCGTCGACGACGTACCCTCTCACTCAGGCGCGTCCCGGTCCCGGTCAGCGCGGATCGTGTCGGTGCTGTCGATGCAGGAGTGGAGCCGCTGCCGCAAAGACTTGGCGCGCTCGCCGAAGTTCCCTTCGGCCGGGAGGAGCGCTCGGCGCAGAATCTCCCGGTGTTCGGCTTCGGCAGACCGTCCGTTGGCGGCTGCGCGCTGTTTCAGGGCGTCCATGATCTGATGAGGCACCTTGCGAACCGTGAGTTGAGCCATCTTGCGTCATCCGAGTGTGCATGCAATGCCATCACACTCTCGCATCCGCAGGCAATGCTGTCAAGCCCTCACAGGTTCAGCCAGTAGTTCACCTTGACCAGGAAGATGTTGTCCGGGCGGATGCGCACCAGTTCGCGGGCGTCGTAGCGGAAGTCGAAGTCGCCGATGCCGTCGGACGCGAGCGGGTCCCAGGCGTCCCGCAGCGCGCGGTGGTAGCGGCGCTGCTGCCACACCAGGAAGAGCGTCGAGCCGGGGCTCCACTCCCAGCGCAGCACCGCGTTGCCGCGCAGGCTGCGCACGTTGAAGTCCTGGTCGCGGATGGTGATTTCGGGGGCCCCGCCGGCGCCGTCGGGATCGATCAGGAAGCCACCGTTGTCGAGCCGGTACATCGTGCCGGCGTCCTCGCCGTAGCGCAGGAAGTCGAAGGTTCCCGGGGTCCGGAACTCCTTCAGGCCCCCGTAATCTCCGCTGGAGATGAGCGGCTGGGCGTACACCTGCAGCGTCAGTGTGGGCGAGAAGGTGACGTTCAGCCGGGTGTCGAGCGCCAGCGTGGTCTGATCGATGGGCGCGAAGATGTAGCGTCGGCCGAAGGTGGCGGTGGCCAGCGGGTCGGAGCGCGAGGTCACGTACTGGGCCTCGGCGTAGCTGCGGGTGAGCCTGGGACCCAGACGCAGCTCCAGCTTCTCGCCCGACTTGTAGGTGACGTTCAGCGATCCGGTGTGGCTCCAGGATCCGGCTTCGTCGAAGGCCCAGTTGTAGCTGGCCCGTCCGCTCACGGGCTGCCGGGAATCGGAGGAGAGGTTCGCGTTGCCGGCATAGGACTGGGGTTCACGGGCGAGGGGGCCGCCGCGGGTGAGGCGGTCGTTGTCGGTGGGAGCGCGGATGACCCCTCGGACCGAGCCGCCCCAGTAGTTCAGCCACTGCCAGTTCAGGTTGGCGTTGAACTCCGAGTGCAGGCGGTCGCCGGCCGTGTTCCACTTCCCGTCCGGGCCGCCGGACACCGACCAGTTGCGCAGCCAGCTTCCGGGACGCGGCTGGCGCCAGGTGAGGTGGGTGTCGAGCATGATGCGGTCGGCTTCGGTCTGGAAGCCGATGTCGTTGACCTCGTAGCCCGGGCTGATGCTCGCCATGGCGATGCGCGCCGTGAACGATCCCGACTGCTTGTTCACGTCGAACATGGCGTAGTGACCGCCCAGCGAGGTGGCGTCGGGGTCCAGCACGCGGTTGTCGTCGGGGCGCTGGAAGTACCGGGCCGAGGAATGTTGTGTGCGCATAATGGCCGCCTCGCTGCCCGAGACGAGGCTCTGCGAGAGGGCGCCGTTGATGCGCCAGGAGCGGTCCTCCCACTCGTGGATGAAGTCCACCCCGGCGACATACGCCGAAGAGTGCAGGCGGTCGCCCAGGATGCTGCCGGAGAGGTTGCGGTTGACGGCCGTGGCCATGGCGCCCAGCTGGGTGAGGCCGTCCCGGAGGTCGCGGCGCACGCGGCCCGCCAGGTAGTTGGTGGCGGGTTCGAGTTCGGCTTCGCCCCGGATCCCGACGGCGTCGACGTAGGGGGCCATTTCGCGCCCGGTCACAGCCTCCAGCAGCCCGACCGACCAGCCGTCCCCCACCTTCCCGGTGACCTTGGCGGCCCCGAGGATGGTGGTCGAGGTGGGTGCGTCCGAGAAGACCGCGTCCGACGCCATCGGCCCCTGCGGCCGCCGGCCGATGCGGCGCGAGTACATGACCGTCGGGGGACGCCCGGTACTGCCCCCGGGTCCGCCGCGCGCGAACTGGAAGATCTCCCCGCCCTCCACGAAGAAGGGGCGCCGCTCGTCGAAGCGGGTCTCGAAGGCCGTGAGGTTTATGACCGCCGGGTCCACCTCGACCTGGCCGAAGTCGGGATTGACGGTGGCGTCGAGGGTGAGGTTCGAGCCCAGCCGGTACTTGAGGTCGGCGCCCGCCCGCCCGAAGTAGTCGGAGCCCGAGCGGAACGGGTTGTCGAACGCGACGTCGGCCGGCGCCGTTCGGCGAATGTACTCGGCGCTCAGCCCTGCGTAGGGCAGGATCTCGAGCCTGCGTCCGGAAGCGACGCCGGCGATTCCGGAGAGGTGCCCGAATCGGGCCACGCCGCCGGGTTCCAGCTTTGGCGTGAAGGAGAAGACGGCGCGCTCCTGGTTGCGATTGATGGTGCGCTCGATCTGAAGACCCCACAGCTGGTCGTCGGCCGTACTGAAGCGCAGTTGGCTGAAGGGGATGCGCATCTCCACGAACCAGCCCTCGTCCGTGACTGTAGTGGCGACGTCCCAGACCGGGTCCCAGGAGCCGTCTCCGCGGCCGTCCCCTCTGCCTCCCCCGAAGATGCCGGAGCCGCCGCTCAGGACTTCGTCGCGCTTCATCCCCGAGGGGTTGGTGGAGAAGCGATAGGCGGTGCGGTGATCGTGGTAACTGTCGACGGTCAGGGTGAAGAAGTCCGAGTCGGGCACCCCGGCGTCACGGCGGGCGAGCCGGGTGGTGACCGGCGCCGAGTCCAGCAGCCTCGCGCCCACGTAGAGCGCGTCGTCGTCGTACAGGAATCGGACCTCGGTGCGCTCGCTGACCGGGAAGCCCTCGTCAGGGTCCATCTGGGTGAACTCCGTCACCGGAGCCGCGTCGTTCCACGGCGCCTCCTCCAGCCGGCCGTCGATCCGGATGTCGGTGGGCGTTCGGAGGGCGCGCGCCTCCGGGGCTTCCGCGTGGGGCACGACCGCAAGCGCGGGGACGCCGCCGCCGTCGTTCTGCTGCGCGGCCAGAGACCCGGGGATGAGGAGCAACGGGAGGGAGGCGACCAGCAGGAGCGCAGCCATCGACCCGGCCGGACGCACTGCACCCGGCGGGCGCAGACCCGTCCGGCTCGAGCGGTTCACCACCTGTGCGGGCGCCTCGGCCCTGCCCGACGCCGCGGCTTCACCTGACGTCCCGAGGGGGAGGGAGTCTCGATGCCGGCGAGCTCGAGGTCGTCCAGGTAGCGCACCGAGTCGGGGGCGGACACGGACTTGCGCAGCTCGCGGTCGAAGTTGGCCATGGCCCTGGCCGACTCCTCCTCAGGGGTGTCCGCGCTCGAATAGACCACGCGTCCGACCGAACGCTTGTCGAGGCGGAGGGCGGACCGCACCTCTTCTCCTCCAAGGAGGGCCGAGCGAATCGAGGGGAAGCGGTAGATGATCTGGCCGGAGTCGGCGGGCTCCACCTCGGCGTCGAACTCGGCGGCGATGCCCTGGAGCTGTTTGCGCACATCGGCCGCACCGATGTTCGGGTCGACCAGCGCGATGCGCACATCGTCCGTGGCGCGCTCCGCCGAGAGCGCAGCTCCGCCCCCGAGGCTCTGCCGGAAGACCATCCCCAGCAGCACCTTGCGCACGTTGCGCAGGCGTCGGCGGGCGTTCTCGACCCGGTGCCCCACCCATCTGCCGAGCGGCACCGAGAAGAAGAGCGTGCTGAAGACCGCGGGCACCCAGATCAGGCCGATCTCGGCCCCCAGTCCCCCCAGACCCAGCGGGGGAAAGATCAGCACCGGGGCGGAGAGAGCCGCCAGCAGGTTGAACCCGTTCAGAGAACCGATGAGCACGTTGGTTCCGGTCTTGTTCCCGGTGAACTCGGCCGCCTTCTCCAGGCGCTGCCATGCGGGCGCGGGTTCGCGCGCTCTGACCTTGCCGTGGGCGCTCACGAGCAGTTCGCCGAAGCTGTAGACCAGTTCGCCGCCCCGGGAGACGTGCACATCACCCGCGTAAGCTCCCATCAGCCGCCCCATCTCCTCCTCCGCCTCCGGGACCGTCAGCCCGCTGTGGCGTACGAGTTCAGGCACGGTGAGCGTTCCCTTGCGCGCCCGGATGAGGCGGATGACGCTGCGGTCGCGGTCGCGAAGGGTCGCGCGCGGCCGGTCGGGGCCGAAGACGAAGGCGAACACCTTCTTGTAGAAGGGCACCTTCCTGCCGCTGCGGCGCTCGAAGCGGTTGCCGTAATACGGATGGCCGAGGCGCCAGTCCGGGGCCCAGATCCAGAACAGGAAGGGAAAGTTGAAGCCCCCGCCGCGCCGTCCGCCGCCCAGGATGGAGCCGCCGTTGCGGTCGTTCCCCCTGGAGGCGGCGATCAGGGCCGCGATCAGCAGGGTCACGAAGACGACGAAATAGACCACCAGCATGACCACGATCCAGATCTTGAAGGCGGTCTTGAGCACGCGCGCCGCGGCCGTCCGGAAGCGAATCCAGAAGGGCGTGTGGTCGCGTCGCAGCAGGCGGCGCTGGAAGGCGTACACGATATCGCCCTCTTCCCCGACCTCCACGTGTCCCTGGTAGGTTTCCAGCAGCCCCTTGAGGCCGGACTCGGCGTCCGCCTGGGCGAGTCCGGTGGCGGCCATGAGGTCACCGACGGTGGCACGGCCGCCCAGGCCGCGGAGGGCGCGGCGAAGCGGGTCGGCGATCGGGGTGTCGAGACCGGTGGCCGGAATTGCGGTCGCCATCGTGTCGCGTCCGGGGTTTCGGGGGTCGTGGATCGCGGTACCAGCGCGCGCGATTCTTGTCAACGGGGCTACGTACTCTAATCTATTCCGTGTTTCGCCACAGGCGAACGCCGCGCGGCGATGCAGGGTACCCGGCCGGGGCGGTGGGTCGGGCGACAGGCATAACGGGAACGAAACGCAAGGAAGGGTTGGACGGGATGCTCGATAGACTGTGGTGCTTCGGGTCGGCCTGGCGCTCAGGTCGCAGAGGATTCCTGATCTGCGCGGTCACCCTGGGCAGCGGTCTGGTCGCCGGGTGCGGCGACGGGGGGGATGCGGGGGAGGTCCGGCTGCTCCCCGGGAGCGAGGAGATCCTGCACCGCGTCCTCGAGGCCGAGGACTCCCGTTCGCGCGACCCCGCCGCGCACTTCACGTTCCTCGAGGGAATCTCCTGGCCCGACCCGGAGGTGCAGCGGATCGCCGTGCGCGCGCTGGGGCGCCAGGAGAATCCTGCGGTTCTGGTGGACATCGGGTCCATGCTGGAGAGTTCCTACGCCGACATCAGGGTCGAGGCCATCAACGCCAGCGCGCAGGCGGTTGCCGGCAGCGACCCCCGCCGGGCGATGGCGGCGCTGATCAACTACCTGCCCCGCGAGAGGGATCCCGAGGTGCGGGGCGCGGTCCTGGAGGCGATGGGCCGGCTCTCGTACCGGGATGCCGATGAGGTGCGGCAGGCCTACGACCTGCTGCTCGAGAATCTGGTCGCGGGACTCACGGGAGGCGGGGCCGTAACCCTGCGGTCGGTGCCCCACCCCGTAGTTCTAGGCGGGACTCGCGCGCTGGAAAACCTGGTTCGCACGCAGTCGCAGTTCACGCCTCCCCCGTTCGTGTTGGCGGCACTCGCGGAGTTGGCCGGCTACCGCGGGGCGGACGGCGAGGAGGGCGCGCAGGTGCGGCGGCTCGCCCTGGCGGGACTGGTGAGCGCGGGAAGACCCGCCGAAGACGTGATCGCGGCCGCGCTGGCGGACGAGGACGCGCAGGTGCGACGCCTCGCCGTCCTCGCCATCGGGGAAGGCGCGCTCGACGAGGTGCGGGCTCCGCTCGCGCAGGCGCTCGCCGACACGAGTCACTTGGTGCGGGTGGAGGCCGTGCGAGCGCTGAGCGAACGTGTGGACGGCAGCCAGGCGTGCGTGGAGCTGGCGGCGTTGCTCCAGGACCCGAGCGCGCACGTGGCTCTGGAGGCCATCGACCGCCTCGCCGGTTGTCCGCCGGAGACCGCTCTGACGCCTCTCGACGCACTGGCCCAGCGGGCCGATTCCGTGTCGGCCGGCGACTGGCACCGGGCGGCGCGCAGCCTGGTGGCGCTGGCCGCGGTGTCGTCCTTCACGGCCGCCCGCCGGCTGCCCGCATTCTCCGCTCATCCGGTCTGGCAGATGCGCATGTACGCCGCGCGCGCCGCGGCCCGCCTGGAACTCGTGCCCGCGCTCCTGGCGCTGGCCGGTGACGAGCACTGGAACGTGCGTGAGGCGGCCATCGCCGGGCTCGCGCCGCTGGTGGGCAACGACGCCGACTCGGTCTACCTCGACGCCCTGGGCGCGGACGATCCGCAACTGGTGCTGACGGCGGCCCGATCGCTCGCCGGAAGCCCGCATCCGGACGTGCTGCCGGCCGCCTTCGCCGCGCTCGAGCGCATGAGCGCCGATCGCAAGGAGACCCACCGGGACGTGCGCCTGGAACTCCTGCAGAGGATACGCGAACTGGGTTCCCTGGACGACCTCGATCGCGTACAGCCCTACATGGAGGACTACGATCCGGTGGTTGCCCTGGTCGCCGAATACCTCCGCAACGAGTGGACCGGAAGCGACCTTCGCTGGGCTCGTCCCTCGCCGCCGGAGCGGGCGCCGATGCCCACCTTCGAGGAGATGCGCGAGATGGCCGCTTCCCGGGCCGTGATCCGCATCGCCGGGGGCGGCGAGATCGTCCTCGAGCTGCTCCCGTTCGAGTCGCCCGCCAACACGGCGCGCTTCGTCCGCCTCGCGCGCGAAGGATACCTGGACGGTCTCACCTTCCATCGGGTGGTTCCCAACTTCGTCATCCAGGGGGGCAGCCCGGGGGCGAACGAGTACCACGGGGACGGGCCCTATACGCGCGACGAACTGACCATGCGCTCGCACGTGCGCGGCACCGTCGGCATCTCGACCCGGGGGCGCGACACCGGCGACGGCCAGATCTTCGTGAACCTGGTGGACAACCCCCGCCTCGACCACAACTACACCATCATCGCCAGGGTGGTGGAAGGGATGGAGGTGGTCGACGGCGTCCTCGAAGGGGCCGTCATGGAAGAGGTAAGCGTTCTGGAACCGGCGCCCGAGTAGGCTCCCGTCACCCGACCCCATCCCCGCGCACCCGCGAGACCAGCGTCATGTCCCAGCGAAACATCCTCTACCTGTCGCGTGCCCACGTCGAGCAAGCCGGGGTTTCCATGGCGGAGATCATCGACGCGCTCGAGTTCATGTTCCGGGAGAAGGCGGCGGGCCGGGTGGAAATGCCGCCCAAGCCGGGCATCCATCCGCGGCCGGACTCCTTCCTGCACGCGATGCCGGCCTACGTCGAGCGTCAGAATGCCGCAGGGATCAAGTGGATCTCGGCCTATCCCAACAATCCCGCTCACGGACTGCCCTACATCAGCGGGCTGATCACGCTGAACGACCCGCAGACGGGGCTGCCGCTCGCGGTGATGGACGCGACCTGGATCACGGCCATGCGCACGGGGGCCGCGTCGGCGCTGGCGGGCAAATACCTCGCCCGTCCGGATGCGGCGAGCGTCGGCATCGTCGCCTGCGGCGTTCAGGGGCGCAGCAACCTCGAGGCCCTGTGCACCTTGTTCCCTGTGGAGCGGGTGCACGCGTACGACATCGACCAGGCCGTGATGCACGCCTATGCCGAGGAGATGGGCGAGCGCATGGGCGTCGAGGTGCGGCCGGTGGGAACCGTTGCGGAGGCGGTGCGGGGGATGGACATCGTCATCACCAGCGGCCCCATCCTGCTCGATCCCGACCCCGCCATCCCGCCCGGATGGCTTTCGCCCGGCGCCTTCGCCTGCCCGCTGGACTTCGACTCCTACTGGCAGGCGGACGCGTTTCGCGAGGCGGATCTGCTGACCACCGACGACAGCGCGCAGTTTGCCTACTACCAGAGCGGGAGCGGCTACTTCCGCGACACGCCGACGCCCCGCGCCGAGCTGAGCGACGTGATCGCGGGCAAGGTCGGACGGCGGGCGGCGGGCGATCGCATCATCGCCATCCATCTGGGGCTGGCGCTCGAGGACATGGCCACGGCAAGACTCGTCTACGACCGGGCGCGCGCCGCCGGGATCGGCGTCGAGCTGGACATCTAAGTGGCTGAACGGGGCAGGACCGAGATCCGCCGGCGTGACCGGGCCAGGGACGACGCCTGGACCCGCGACTTCATCCGGCAGGCACGCGTCGGGGTCCTCGCCATGACCCGCGGCGAGCAGCCTCTCGTGAACAGCAACCTGTTCGTGTACGATCCCGCCCGGCACGCCGTCTACATCCATACCGCGCGCACGGGGCTGACCCGCGACACCCTGTCCCGTTCCGTGCCGGTGTGTTTTTCGGCCTTCGAGATGGGGCGCCTGCTGCCGGCGGACGAGGCGCTGGAGTTCAGCGTCGAATTCGCCAGCGTCACGGCGTTCGGGAACGGGAGCGTGGTGGAGGATCCCGTGGAGGAGCGCGAGGCGCTGCAGATGCTCCTCGACAAGTACGCGCCCGAGCTGCGGCCCGGCCGCGACTACCGCGCAATCACGGAGGGCGAGTTGAAGCGCACCGCCGTGTACCGCATCGACATCGAGGACTGGACCGGAAAGCTCAAGCTGGTGGAGGACGAGTTTCCCGGCGCCTTCCGCGTGCCTCCGCCGGAGATCTTCCCTCGGGCCCGCTGAGTTGGAGCCTTAAGCGGGACGGCTCAGGGATCGGCGTGGAGAAACGTGCACAGGGCGAAGACCTCGACGCCCATCGCCTCGAGGTGCTTCCGCCCGGGTAGCTCTGGCAGATCCACGACGAAGCCGGCCCCCACGACTTCACCACCCATGCCGCGGATCAACTCGATCGCGGCGGCCGCGCTCCCGCCGGTCGCGACCAGATCGTCGATGAGCAGGACGCGCATTCCCTCGCGGATCGAGCCGGTCTGCATCTCCAGGCGCCCGGTGCCGTACTCGAGCGCGTAGTCGGCGCCCACCACCTCGCCGGGCAGCTTCCCGGCCTTCCGCACCGGCACGAAGCCGACCTCGAGCCGCTGCGCCACCGGGACGCCGAAGATGAAGCCTCGAGCCTCGATGCCGGCCACGGCGTCCGGCGTCTCCGGGGCGAACCGCCGCGCCAGGGCCCTGGTGGCCTGCTCGAAGCCCTCGGGGTTCTCGACTAGTCCCATGATGTCGCGGAAGCGGATACCGGGGGTGGGGAAGTCCGGGACCAGCCGGATGAGGGATTTAATGTGGTGTGTCATGGGTATCCGGGTTTCGAAGACATCCCGCGTCCATACTGGTGACTACTGACGATATAACTGTTGAGAACTGACAATATTATGAGCGGCGAAGCGGGCTGGCAAGGCGACCTGCGAAGCTCAGGCTTCCCATTCCGCAAGCAGAATCGCGTTGGCGAAGGCGTAGGGGCTGCCGTAGCGGCAGCGGACCGCTTCGGATCGGGATACCTGGCGCCAGCGCCGGCGCGGGAACCGCTTGAACCAGGTCGCGCGATCCCACCCCAGCTCGCCGTTGGCGATCATGGCGTCCAGGGCGGGGTTGTAGCCCAGGGGCACGGTGATGGCCAGGAGTCCGCCCGGCGCGAGCAGGCTGCGGCATCGCTTCAGGGCGGCGCTCACCTTGGCGGCGATCGCCTCGGAGGCCGGGGTCGCCCCGGGCTCGTCGAAGGCGATGTGCT includes these proteins:
- a CDS encoding sulfurtransferase gives rise to the protein MRIKQQSVLRALALVAVLLPASGLAQQTHPLLVTEDWLAERLDDPGLLLLNVEYDESTFLEGHIPGARFLPYQEIVTQVGERLVELPPLEQVVEVFRQAGISNDLHVVLYGTPIPAARAFVTLEHLGHQRVSILDGGLFAWREAGRDVATGSVSGGRGAFEPRVRDDVFVDAEWVDERRGQTGYALLDGRPDNEYTGADNGRDGTYRPGHIPGAGHVYWEEFMVSREEPRFVSREQMETLFRRAGIDPDETVISYCYIGMRASVNYFVSRLMGHETRFYDGSWNDWSLLGLPAETGAQRPPG
- a CDS encoding RnfABCDGE type electron transport complex subunit D, with product MRPGSQAPDLRRVFLVPLVLTLGLLLLSLAPRVADNARLTFAFLAAVAGLLVWQGVLFARLSRAGASRGFRVVLRPQHYLQALVQLTVFAVWGWYWRPVYDFAGLLLAQLIFAYAFDMLLAWSRGERYVLGFGPFPIIFSTNLFLWFTDDWFYLQFLMVAAGFLGKAFVQWRRGGRRTHIFNPSAFSLGLFSLVLIATGTSDLTWGQDIATTLTFVPAIYLLLFGLGLVVMYFFRVTLVSGFAAAALFGLSALYGAATGVPYFIDSEIPAAVFLGLHLLVTDPSTSPRTRTGKAIFGALYGAGVFGLFWFLEAVGAPTFYDKLLCVPLLNLSVPLIDRFVRSLQSRPRIRRLTEVRWATANLVHMVAWTTFFAVMTATGRTDGLHPGDMLPFWQEACEEGRAGACDRLVQIEASYCANNAGWACNELGAHYVEGRIVEPDAELALGFFARACEAQFQAGCVNLLDPSVVSRAPPRPLDLRLMLRQGGLNLVDMPERDLLERACSHGWQFACERLGMEVQ
- a CDS encoding SUMF1/EgtB/PvdO family nonheme iron enzyme — encoded protein: MRLLAAFAAAGLILVGVWLDYRRQMERGEPGARESEGIAPASAEFATPSSELTGYRADLGHLPDAPLLGFVEIAEGPFLMGSDPGIDTLAYDVERWSADRPQGVVDVPPFLIGRSEVTVAQFAAFVEAAGHEVDPQALAGSPLHPVSFVSWPDALAYCRWLEELLRESPATPPELRALLAEGWRVTLPSEAQWEKAARGGDGRIFPWGNELRRDRANFATGRPAPVGEVACPECVHGLSDMSGNVWEWTRSPWQPYPYDEADDREGLDADPLWVMRGGSFADPVRNVRAAIRGAAGPDVRREFIGFRVVIAP
- a CDS encoding type II toxin-antitoxin system VapC family toxin, whose translation is MRGYVVDASVAVKWLVTEPLSDEAATLLDPGVTLLAPDLLFAEAASALSAKCRRGEMDREELAETVNLLRAAPVASPLSMRQLAASSARLAADLGHAVYDCFYLALAIAEDFPVVTADTRFYDKVRKHPYLGDRVVHVADMDVST
- a CDS encoding DUF5916 domain-containing protein, producing MAALLLVASLPLLLIPGSLAAQQNDGGGVPALAVVPHAEAPEARALRTPTDIRIDGRLEEAPWNDAAPVTEFTQMDPDEGFPVSERTEVRFLYDDDALYVGARLLDSAPVTTRLARRDAGVPDSDFFTLTVDSYHDHRTAYRFSTNPSGMKRDEVLSGGSGIFGGGRGDGRGDGSWDPVWDVATTVTDEGWFVEMRIPFSQLRFSTADDQLWGLQIERTINRNQERAVFSFTPKLEPGGVARFGHLSGIAGVASGRRLEILPYAGLSAEYIRRTAPADVAFDNPFRSGSDYFGRAGADLKYRLGSNLTLDATVNPDFGQVEVDPAVINLTAFETRFDERRPFFVEGGEIFQFARGGPGGSTGRPPTVMYSRRIGRRPQGPMASDAVFSDAPTSTTILGAAKVTGKVGDGWSVGLLEAVTGREMAPYVDAVGIRGEAELEPATNYLAGRVRRDLRDGLTQLGAMATAVNRNLSGSILGDRLHSSAYVAGVDFIHEWEDRSWRINGALSQSLVSGSEAAIMRTQHSSARYFQRPDDNRVLDPDATSLGGHYAMFDVNKQSGSFTARIAMASISPGYEVNDIGFQTEADRIMLDTHLTWRQPRPGSWLRNWSVSGGPDGKWNTAGDRLHSEFNANLNWQWLNYWGGSVRGVIRAPTDNDRLTRGGPLAREPQSYAGNANLSSDSRQPVSGRASYNWAFDEAGSWSHTGSLNVTYKSGEKLELRLGPRLTRSYAEAQYVTSRSDPLATATFGRRYIFAPIDQTTLALDTRLNVTFSPTLTLQVYAQPLISSGDYGGLKEFRTPGTFDFLRYGEDAGTMYRLDNGGFLIDPDGAGGAPEITIRDQDFNVRSLRGNAVLRWEWSPGSTLFLVWQQRRYHRALRDAWDPLASDGIGDFDFRYDARELVRIRPDNIFLVKVNYWLNL